Proteins from one Capricornis sumatraensis isolate serow.1 chromosome 2, serow.2, whole genome shotgun sequence genomic window:
- the PSMB5 gene encoding proteasome subunit beta type-5 isoform X2 yields MALASVLERPLPVNRRGFFGLGGRADLLDLGPGSPSDGLSLAAPSWGVPEEPRIEMLHGTTTLAFKFRHGVIVAADSRATAGAYIASQTVKKVIEINPYLLGTMAGGAADCSFWERLLARQCRIYELRNKERISVAAASKLLANMVYQYKGMGLSMGTMICGWDKRGPVPEVLCRKPKSFELY; encoded by the exons ATGGCGCTGGCCAGCGTGTTGGAGAGGCCGCTACCGGTGAACCGGCGCGGGTTTTTTGGACTCGGGGGTCGTGCGGATCTGCTGGACCTGGGTCCAGGCAGTCCCAGCGATGGGCTGAGCCTGGCCGCGCCCAGCTGGGGTGTCCCAGAGGAGCCGAGAATTGAAATGCTTCATGGAACCACCACCCTGGCCTTCAAG TTTCGCCACGGAGTCATTGTTGCAGCAGATTCTCGGGCCACAGCCGGTGCCTACATCGCctcccagacagtaaagaaggtgATAGAGATCAACCCCTACCTGCTGGGCACCATGGCTGGGGGTGCAGCGGATTGCAGCTTCTGGGAGCGGCTATTGGCTCGGCAATGTCGAATCTATGAGCTTCGAAACAAGGAGCGCATCTCCGTAGCAGCTGCCTCCAAGCTGCTTGCCAACATGGTGTATCAGTATAAAGGCATGGGGCTGTCCATGGGCACCATGATCTGTGGCTGGGATAAGAGAGGCCCTG